A segment of the Centropristis striata isolate RG_2023a ecotype Rhode Island chromosome 15, C.striata_1.0, whole genome shotgun sequence genome:
GTGGTAAAGGGGGTCCGTCCAGACCTGGGCGCCATTCCTCGCTGTCGACCTCCAGTCTGTACGGGCTTCCTGAACATCATGATGCGCTGTTGGACCACAAACCCAGATGCCAGACCCAGCTTCCAGGGTAAAGTGTGACTCTCTACTCAACAAATCCTGACAACAAATAAATCACCATGGATACAAGCGATCCTGTTCCCATAACTAGGCACTGGGGATAACATGCACTTATAATCCAAGCCCAGCAGCCTGTTGAATTGAGATTTTTGTTTCCTGCTTTAAGCTTCCCTTGCCTTTTGTGTCCCTCCCTGCTATTACTGAAACACGACCTTTTGCTGTTGTTCTTACAGAAATCACATCTGAAGCTGAGGAGCTCTGCTCACCTCAAGAGGAGCCCAAGACACCAACCTTATCCACACCAGAGCCAGAGCCCTCGTCCCCCAACGCCCTCTCTAGTAACCAGGTACAACTCACTTACTGCTTTTGGATGATTTTTGAACATAGCAGATCGTGTGACCCTCCATTTTAAATGGGGATAAACAAAAGCAGTGCTGTCAGTTTTATATTAGAGCCTGCCAGACATGGGATGTTTGACAACAATTTAGATTTTGGAGGGGAAAATTCAtcaattacattattatttaggtttacattatatgtttttaggttattttttagctgtaaaacaaacattttctatGTGGCTTGTGCcctgattttgcaccaatatgactgcaaaggtactcagaaagctgctttatttaacaaataactttatttgttaTATAAGAATATTTACCTGTATTATACATTATTCATGTATTACAGTGTCAACcaattattgaaataaaaagagaaagagaaaaaataaaacaaaaaaaagcaaaaagcaacatcaatactgtatgttttgtACCAGTCATTTGATGACCACcaagaataaatgaaaataaactaaatagcTATCACCATTTCTAAATTAACCCAAgaattgttttctgcattacatGTTCCGTGAAAGTTGTTTTCATATCATCACAAATACTGCAAACCAATTGCAAATACTGATAAATGCTGATATTTCTGTGATAGGCCAGTAGAATAGAGTGACTGCACTgcaaaaccaactgacaaaaaataagaaataactaatacatgctcgaaacaagtaaaattatctgccagtgcagtaactacattttcctttgtaagaattctttaaataagtaaaaaatatctgggcactggaaaaaccaatgatgtcttgaaataaatccaaatatacttattttgagcaattgtggctgtagtgtagtgtagtgatattaaaataagccagcaatacttgaaacaagcacgttttggtggtagaaaatgcttttgaaatatcattcaaactacatgtaactaaaactctcaattggagccaatattttaggtaaaaactcaccatattcaacagttgaacagcttgaaaagcatgaaaaagctcacaatgtcaatcctaaaaagaagtctttaaacaataagataataaataagcatgtaaagctatggtcagtaaaTTATACTCggaacaatataattaagatactattgctagatataagaagaaaatacttggtgagcttcatgttttttgcagtgtgttgttttttgcttctccttcttctttacAGCTTTTAGTCTGTTTGCATTTCCCATTAATGTGTAACCAAACAGCCAGACATTAGGACGCTTATCTCTAAATTGTTCCAGACATGCTTCTTGACTTTTTAAGTCATATGTTGTGTAAATGTTTGATCCTGAACAACAGTTGCATCACAAACGAGGAATGTTGACTGACAGGATTGTTTAGCCTGCAAGCTGCTTTGTCATTTCCGTCATGTAGGCCGTTGAGTACGTGACTAGAGACAAACAACCTGCTGATGAGAGGTCACAGCTGTTACCGAATCATACATATCCGTCTGGAGGGACAGAAGATAAACCGTTTCAACTTCCGTATATGTTTGAGTGATCCTGACAGGATCAAACCCAAGTTCCGCAATCTATCACAGTGTCAACACTCAACAGCCATTAGCTTAGAAGTGGCTTTGTTTAAGAGCGGCTGCTACATACCTGAGTGTTAATGTAATGGTACAGTGTCAACTACCAGCTTGTCCAAATATGCTTATCTGGCTTTTTGCTCTCCAGGTGAAAGACAACAAGCCAGTGCGTCCAAAGTCTGCCATGTTGCCGGAAAAAGATTACAGCCTATCAGAGCTGTTGAGCCAGGTGGATTCTGGGATCTCTAGAAGCTTCGATAGAGTGAAGGAGGATAGTTGCCACAGCAAAGAAAACACCTGCAAGAGGCTGTCTGGCATCTCCTCCGCTGATTCAGCCTTCTCCTCACAAGACTCCATCACGCTGTCTTTtgagaaagaaaacacatatGGTAAGAGCTGATTAAAGACCtacaaccaaggttataatagttttggatttttcattagttttagttttaatttcgttgtcaatttatgttttaaattttagttcgtttaatgagtttttacagtgagtttgctagttttagtttagtttttagtttttttggaaaatgcttagttttagttaagtttttattagttttagtgttagtaaaaccagatagatgaaatagatttcaaccaaaaaggttaacGTATGAaagaagttgacaaagaccaaaaaactaaggacattttcactgtaattttagttagttttagttagttttgtaaccacaaaatacagtttcagttagatatcgtttttcaaaaaactctcgtttttttttttttttcagttaacaaaaatgttttttcaattctagttttcgttatttgtTAGtgttcgttaactataataaccttgcctaCAACTGGAGCTATTATTCATGCAAACCTAAAAATACTATGTGATCATGATTACCTCATTTTTGTTGTCTCatatagggttgtcacgatactagaACTTTCAACTCGATTCCGATACTCggtaccacaaggataaaaacaaagaccccaaaatttaacagagatatttttattaacaagaaaaatgcaacatgtaaaaattaacagaaccataggttaaatatatataataaaagagGTAATGCAAATACCGAttctcgatacttttgaaaatgagtattgtatccggatgcaacgttttagtatcgatacttctTTGAgtgtcgatacttttgacaaccctcgTCTCAAACTTGTTCTTTTCCTCCTCACCGCTCAGATTCTGCAGAAGTCCAGAGGCGAAAGCTGTGTGAGGCCATCAGGACCAAAGACACCGCCAAGCTGATGAAGATCCTGCAGCCTCAGGATGTGGACCTGCTCCTGGACGGAGGAGACAGCCTGCTCCACCACGCCATAACCTCGGCCAACGAAGAGGCCGTCAAGTTCCTCCTCCTGAACAACGCCAACCCCAACCTTGCTAACGCCCGTGGCTCCACGCCGCTGCACCTGGCCACAGAGAGACACCTGAAGCCGCTGGCGGAGCTCCTGCTCGGCCGCCGCAGCACCATCGTCAACGCCAAAGACGAGGACCAGTACACGGCTTTGCACTGGGCCGCCCAGAACGGGGACGAGGCCATCACGCGCCTGCTGCTGGACCGGGGGGCCGCCATCAACGAGACCGACGGCCAGGGGCGTACGTCGGCTCACGTGGCGTGCCAGCACGGTCAGGAGAACGTGATCCGGGTGCTGCTGAGCCGCGGCGCCGACGTCCGAATCAAGGGTAAAGAAGACTGGACGGCGCTCCACTTTGCCGCCTGGCAGGGACACCTGGGCATCGTCAAGCTGCTGGTGAAGCAGGCCGGCGCCGACGTGGACGGGCAGACGACAGACGGACGCACGCCGCTGCATCTCGCCtgccagagggggcagtacagAGTGGCACGGATCCTGATCGAACTAGGAGCGGATGTGCACATGACGTCGGCCGGGTTAAACGCTCCTCTGCACGTGGCGGCGGAGACGGGTCACACAAGCACCTCTCGCCTCCTGATCAAACACAAGGCGGATATTCACGCCCAGAACGCCAACGGACTTACTCCTCTGCACCTGGCGTCCCAGCGAGGCCACCTAGCCACGGTCAAGATGTTGTTAGAAGAGGGGGCGGACCCCTACATGTCCAACCAGGCGCTACGCACCCCCTGCCACCTGGCAGCAGAGAAGGGACACTCTGAGGTGGTGAAGGAGCTGCTCCTGCACTGTCCAGACGGTGGCGCCCTGTCAGACGGGCAGGGCCTCAGCCCGCTGCACCTGGCGGTGCAGGGCGGACACTCAAACGTCATCACTATGCTGCTGCCACAGGACTGCCAGGACTTAGTTACGGAGAGCTCAGAGCAGCCGGCGGCTGAACAAGCGGCGCCACCGGAGGCGAAGCAGCTCCAGAGGAAAGTTGTCATTCTTAAGCTGACGGAGCACAAAGACTGCCCACAAGCCACCGGCTCACAGTGTGCCTCGGCAACCTGCTAACAAAGGCAaagacaacatggtctcacaggaatccgtggaatagccacggatttgcttaactcaaatttccatgaaactgacacggatttcgctacaatgcaagttaatgacagtcatatcccgtggctattccaacatacaaagtgattatgtacattcgctgagtgaatatttagaaaataaaacatatatttctcgctagaaatgtgatcaaaatccatttttatgcagaaactaagtcaaaatattgatttttttcactaaaaacgagagaactgtccgccatgttttttgttctgaccgccgggaccttgaaagtcacgtgacttggaacaaaccaataggaaaaaatattaacttgcattgtagcgaaatccatgtcagtttcactgagatttgagttattccgtggctatttcacggattcctgtgagaccaggttcgccaAACCTGTACAGtcctgccattttttttattccccaCACAAAACTTAGAGTTTTTTTGGACTTAAAAGCCCTTTCAGCACTGTTTAGGTATTTCCTAATGGTCAGAAAAGctttaatgtaaatatgtacACTGTGAATAGAAAGTATAAATAccctgttgtgttttattttttgtctactttttttacttaacaagcacatttttttttacttaacaaGCACCAATATCAGAATTATGATTAGGagatctgtgtctttttggggacGTTTCACTATACCACACTGCAGCTGGTATGCATGGAAGTTCTATTTAAAAGAGCACAAACTCTGCTCTCAAGCCTTATTATGGGACGCTGTAGATCACAAGAGCCATTGTATTAATACAAAACTTTGACCTTCAGTGTTCTGAACCTGTTACATATCAGTGCTGCATCatccattaaaacattttaaaccttATATTTTGTTTGAGCTTGTTgcttatttcacttttataacCGTAAAATGAATCTGCAAATGTTCTATTTTGAAGACCAtttcacaaaattaaaaccaTAATAATGAAATGCTGTAAAAGGCCCAAAATATGCATAaataatgcctggtacaactaaagatacatttgtttggacaaatataatgataacaaaaaaatagctcataagagtttaatttaagagctgatatctagacattttccatggttttattgataataaccataatcattatcaagaaaaccaagaaaacaagggtctaatattttttccatgactgtatatatattatttggCATGTTGAATTATGGCCAAGTTGGGACAACTTAAAAATTCcttttgtgcaaaataacacagttataatgacacaaacacaagttAAATATTGGGTCTCTACATGttctacatattgaactatttgcatttttacagcctcttttgtcctttctgctctgtgtaaacagcctgcagttctgtcagttcagttcagttcagttcagttcagtgaatatttgtcatgtgacagttcgtctcagcagaattaaTCATGGTTTCACAGgatctatttatttttgacgactttttaaatgagacctgtattgtagaataaagtgacagaaatatcacaattttaatcttcattttggttacttttttcaAACggaaatgtaactgaaatgatctgttcaaggactgtcagaaaatTCAAATCCttacgataatgcctgttttcacagtCTATTTCTACAATATACAGTGtcatttttggtgatttctgAAAGAACTTCAATCTTGATAACGGGCCCCTTAGAAGGCTTGAACtcttcaaacaaaacaacaagcatGTTCTATTTTCTGGTTCAGGTGAGAGTAGtttttgaaaacttttttttttcaacccctCATGCCTCTGCAGGCTCATCAGAGAGAGTGTCTTGTTTCAGAGCCTGTCAGTCTGTCTCAGGGAGAGTTAGTGCTCACCACCTGCATGTGCACTGGAATTATCAGCCTTGATGTCAGTTGGCATGTCTATAT
Coding sequences within it:
- the ripk4 gene encoding receptor-interacting serine/threonine-protein kinase 4, which gives rise to MDVPDSPHGNMGLLRTFDSSEFGSWEKIGSGGFGQVYKVRHVQWKTWLAIKCPPCLHMDDKERSELLEEAKKMEAAKFRYILPVYGICEDPQGLVMEYMETGSLETLLANEPLPWELRFRIIHETAVGMNFLHCMNPPLLHLDLKPANILLDAHYHVKISDFGLARWNGLSRADDISRDGFCGTIAYLPPESIIEKDRASDTKHDVYSFSIVIWGILTQKKPYQGENNILQIMVKVVKGVRPDLGAIPRCRPPVCTGFLNIMMRCWTTNPDARPSFQEITSEAEELCSPQEEPKTPTLSTPEPEPSSPNALSSNQVKDNKPVRPKSAMLPEKDYSLSELLSQVDSGISRSFDRVKEDSCHSKENTCKRLSGISSADSAFSSQDSITLSFEKENTYDSAEVQRRKLCEAIRTKDTAKLMKILQPQDVDLLLDGGDSLLHHAITSANEEAVKFLLLNNANPNLANARGSTPLHLATERHLKPLAELLLGRRSTIVNAKDEDQYTALHWAAQNGDEAITRLLLDRGAAINETDGQGRTSAHVACQHGQENVIRVLLSRGADVRIKGKEDWTALHFAAWQGHLGIVKLLVKQAGADVDGQTTDGRTPLHLACQRGQYRVARILIELGADVHMTSAGLNAPLHVAAETGHTSTSRLLIKHKADIHAQNANGLTPLHLASQRGHLATVKMLLEEGADPYMSNQALRTPCHLAAEKGHSEVVKELLLHCPDGGALSDGQGLSPLHLAVQGGHSNVITMLLPQDCQDLVTESSEQPAAEQAAPPEAKQLQRKVVILKLTEHKDCPQATGSQCASATC